From the Nostoc sp. PCC 7107 genome, the window CCTGGAAGCACTTTGCAGATCCCGAATATGGGGAGTGGTTCGGCTACCTCAATCGGCGTGGAGAAGTATTATTAAATCTCAAAGGCGGGAAATGGAAGGGATGTTTTCATATACCCCGCGCTTTATACCTATGTTGGCAGCAGTTTGAGGCTTTAAGTTCCGTGCTAACTTGAAATGAGTGCTGAGTAGGTAAAACTAAAATCAGTGATGTGCCATGAATATTGTAACAACCAAGCGATTTACTATTGATGAGTATCATCGGCTGATTGAATTGGGGTTTTTGCAGGAGAACGAACGCATTGAATTGATTCAAATTGTCGCCAAGAGAACGGCGCATACAGTTTGTGGTTCTATCTTATGTCGGCAACATCGATTGCTAGGCGATCGCGCAGTTATTCGTGGCCAATATCCAATTACTTTACCAAATCAAAGTGAACCAGAACCAGATGTAGCGATCGCCCGCGGAATCGATGAAGATATTCTCTTGGTGATTGAAATCTCAGACACAACTCTAGATTACGACCAAACCACAAAACTAGAAATTTACGCAGAAGCCGGAATTTCTCATTATTGGATTGTTAATTTAAATGCGCGTCAGCTTGAGCATTACAATCAACCCTATCAAAATGCTCAAGGTAAATTTAACTATCTCAGCAAACAAATTTCCTTACCCTGTCAGTCCGTTGCCATTCCTGGGTTTGAAGATGTTTTCTTGGAGTTGAATCGGATTTTTCCTCCTGTCGTCAGTGAATCAGGACTTACGCAAAAGTAACGTAACTCCGTCATTACGTAGGCGTTAGCCTTCCCGTAGGGTACGATAGGGAAGTAATCTCCCCTGACGCTGAGATTGCTTCCCTACACTTCGTTTCGGTCGCAATGACATTATCGGCGTTGCGTAAGTCCTATGAATAGCAAAAACCCCGGCGAAACTAACCAGGGTCAAAGGAGAAGGTCTAAATGTCGATGGGAGATACCGAAGTTAAAAAATCTTAGCTAACGGCAAAAGCAAATAAAACGAAAGCTGTTACAACCACTGTTGCAACTGCACCTTGGATAACGTAGCGGCGCTGTTCCCAAATTGCTGGATACTCGGCGTAATACATCTGAGGTTCGGTTGCATAGTTATTTAAAACGCCATCTTCGTTAATAGTGGTATACATAATTTTTTTCCTTGGTTGTTAACTTATGTAACTAAATTTAACAATATTGTTACAAAACGTCAAGTCTACTTGACAAAAAATGTTTTATTGCTTTCATTACATTGACTTATCGATGCTGGTGTTGAGGAAAATGTACTATCCTACATCTTGGTCTTACACTGAAGTCTGGAGTGATGAGGAAAACGTTGATGCGATTGTTAATGAGTACATTACTTACCAGTGTTAGCTTTGGAGTATCTGCATTAGCTGTTCCAGCACAACAGTCTGTTTCTGAGACGCAAGTTGCAGCAATGGTAGAAGCGCTGCGAAAAGCTGCACCCCAAACTGGTAAAGTCAACGATGGACTTTATAGTGATTGGCAAGTTCAACCTGGTACAGTCAAAGCTTGGTCGAAATTTTGCCTCAAAAAAGAACTTACACCAACGCAGTTTGAAAATAATCCAGCAACTGCACGCCAAATTATTTCTTGCATTACCCGCCGCGAGTTAAACCAACAGTTACGCGCTACTAACAATAATGAAACTGCGGCAGTTAATGGTGTTGCTTGTTGGTGGATGACTGGTAACTATAGCGGCTGTAACAGTGGTTTTACGGCTGCTTACGTCCGAAAAGTTGTTGCTTTTTATCAGCAGCAGCGTACTAAACCTACGGCGATTCAATCATAGGACTTACAAATCAAAAGTTTGGGGGAGGGTGTAAGGGTGAAAACCCTTACACCCATTCTGAACAGACAACCTTTGTGGATAAGTCCTGAATCGTATAAATAGCGTTTCTCTTGATATATTATTAATGCAATAATATGACATTGATGTATAGATAAATATCAATGATCATCTATTAGAAATTAAGATAGTAAATTCTGACAAAAAAATATAAAAATAAGCGAAAATACTTATTGAAAGTGAATTTTATTTTAAATTCACAATTGAATAGCGTCTAAAAAAATTATATCCCCAAACTCATCCTGATTTAGGGAATATTTAGGAGTATGCAAAATTTTCCATACTTCAAACATTGTTGTTAAATTTTTTAAAAAAATATCCAATGTATTTTCTTTTGAGAATAAAAGCTGATTAAGACTACACCTAAATATAGGAAATTTTTATAAAAGGAAATTACATTCAAATCTCATACCACAGGCAATTATCGTGTTAGAAGCATGTATACTCGCAACAATATTTTGCGGATTTTTTGGCATAATTTTCAAAAAGAATCTGGTGATGAAAATCATCTCGATGGATGTTATGAGTACGGGGGTGATTGCCTATTATGTGCTGATTGCTTCACGGGATGGTTTGTTTACGCCAATTCTCTCAGATGTTAAACATGGTGCTTACGCCGATCCAGTTCCACAAGCAGTCATATTAACTGCGATAGTGATTGGCTTTTCGATTCAAGCTTTAATGCTGGTTGGTGTGATGAAGTTGGCACGAGATAACCCAACTTTAGAAAGTAATGAAATTGAGAAAAACAATACGCCATGAATACCATCACGATCGCCTGGATTGGCTTACCATTTTTTATTGGGTTCGTGATTTATCTCCTACCCAAACTTGACCGCTATCTCGCCTTAGTTATGGCTTTTGTTTCGGCGGGGTATGCTTTACAGCTATTTGTCACACCACCCCTCACTCTGAAGTTACTAGATAATTTTGGCGTAACTTTAACAGTAGACCAATTAAGTGGCTACTTTATTTTGACCAATGCTTTGGTAACAGCCGCCGTCATTCTTTATTGTTGGCAAAGCGGCAAGACAGCTTTTTTTTACGCCCAGATTATTATCTTGCATGGTAGTGTGAATGCTGCCTTCGTTGGTTCAGACTTAATCAGTTTATACGTAGCCCTAGAAGTTAGTGGTATTGCGGCCTTTCTGTTGATTGCCTATCCCCGAACTGACCGTTCGATTTGGGTGGGTTTGCGCTATTTATTTGTCAGCAACGTGGCAATGCTGTTTTATCTGATAGGTGCAGTGCTAGTTTATCAAGCAGATCATTCCTTTAGTTTTGCAGGTTTGCGAGAAGCACCACCAGAAGCACTGGCATTGATTTTTTTGGGACTATTGACAAAGGGCGGAATTTTTGTATCAGGATTATGGTTGCCATTAACTCATTCCGAATCAGAAACCCCAGTATCAGCATTGATGTCGGGAGTGGTGGTGAAAGCTGGTGTTTATCCCTTAGTGCGATGTGCGCTGATGGTAGAAGAAGTTGACCCCATAGTCAGAATCTTTGGCGTGGGTACGGCACTTTTGGGAGTATCCTATGCCGTCTTGGAAAAAGATACTAAGCGGATGTTGGCATTTCACACAGTTTCCCAGTTAGGTTTTATTTTGGCCGCGCCATCTGTCGGGGGCTTTTATGCCTTAACTCACGGACTTGTGAAATCGGCACTGTTTTTGATTGCAGGTTGCTTACCCAGTCGGAACTTCAAGGAACTGCAACATCAACCAATCAATACTGCGGTATGGATTGCTCTAGTGATCGCTAGTTTCTCGATTTCTGGCTTTCCCTTGTTGTCTGGGTTTGGGGCGAAGGTATTGACAACGAAAAATCTCTTACCTTGGCAAGCGATCGCGATGAATATAGCAGCCCTGGGAACAGCCATATCCTTTGCCAAATTCATCTTTCTGCCGTTTGGGGGTGAAGGTAAGACTAAACCCGGTTTCTGGGCAGCCATGAGCTTGTTAATTGGTGGGCTGTTTCTGGCCAATATTGCCTATTACGAGGCTTATACCGTCGAAAATATCATCAAACCCCTCTTAACCATTGGCATTGGCTGGTTAGCATACCTGCTAATTTTCAAACGCTTAGTAATTAAACTACCGCGTGTGCTGGAGCAATTTGATCATCTGATTGGTGTGATGAGTTTAATTTTAATGTTGCTGTTTTGGAAGGGGTTTGCATGGTTGCCTATCTAAATTTGATATTGCGATTGGCTATTTGGTTTTTGCTGACAGCTAATTTCAGCGTGGCAAATATCATTATTGGTGTCAGCATCGCATTTTTACTGCCCGGTCTGCCTAAAGTCTCAGGAAAATTAAAAGATTGGCTGCGTGTCCTATGGGAAATTATCGTAGCGATTCCCCAAGCTTATATCGAGGCCTTTGAAATCATCCTCCGTCCCCATAACTACGAAGATGTGACGTTGGAACAAGTCAAACCACGCCGCACTCCAGGACTAATATTCCTCGATATCTTTTTGATTACCTTTACACCCAAAACAATTGTTTTGAAATATCACGAAGCAGGCTGGTATGAAGTCCACTGGATACGCCGGAGGAAACAGACATGATTCTGAATCTGCTATTGTTTGCCATGATTTTGGCACTCCTCATCCCCATGTATGAAGCATGGCAGGATGATGATATTTGGCAAAAAATGTTGGCATTCGCCAGTATTTCCACCAAGGCTGCCATCATGATTTTAGTTGTATCTGTCTTGCGTGATGACTGGATGATTGGTGTGGTTGGCGTAATTATCCTGAGTGTGGGGAATGCGGCCTTGATGCTGTTAGCCCAAGTTATCAAACGTATGAGTGATGTTTTGCAAGAGTGAACGATGATCAACGCACTGAGTTATTTCTGCATTGGTTTAGGGATTTTTTTCTGGTTTTGGGGGACTTTTCCCTTACTGGGCGATCGCTCTGTATTATTCAAGTTACATAGTCTGACAGTAGCAGATACCCTCGGCTCTATGAGTATTGTTGTTGGGTTGTTGCTGAAGATACCCAGCGAATGGCCGCTACTTATCCTCGCCATCATTTCTTTAGCAATGTGGAATACCATGCTGGGATATGTTTTGGCTTACTGTTCCAGTAGTGAGAAAAGCCATGACAGATAACTATATCTATGTGATCATTCCTCTGTTACCCATCGCCGCGTCGATGCTGGTTTTTCAATCCAATCCCTACCATGCCTTGGTGATGCGAGGGATATTGGGGGCGATCGCCGCATTTGTCTATACAATTTTGGGGGCGGCGGATGTGGCTTTGACCGAAGCCTTGGTGGGGACAATGTTGGCGATTACCTTGTATGCGATCGCCGTACGTTCATCACTGGTTCTACGTCTGGGATTACTTCAAGAAGATGAAAATTCAGACTTTAAGCCACTTATCGATAGTTTCCGAGCAATTTTTAGCAAACGTTATTATCTGCGTCTGGAGCTAGTTCCATACACAGATAGAGAAACCTTACACCAGGCATTAAACAACAAAGAAGTCCATGCTATTTGTCAGCCACAGGCAAAGCATGATCCTCAAGACGAGGAAACGCAACCATATCACACCATCACCAGAATCAGACGCATTTATGACATCGTGCAAACTCAACTGACATCACCAATTACCAGTTTGAGTTATGTTAGTGCATCACAAACCAATACACCAGATTTAAAGACACCAGTTTTAGGAGAGCATTCATGAAATGGCTGTATATTGCCGCCGGAATCGCCCTGTTTGGCAAATTTTTGTTTATTGCTAATCCTACCTTAGATTTACCAGATATCTCGATTGTGGAAGCAGTTGTTCAAGATAGTGGCATACCGAATGCTGTTTCGGGGATTATCTTTCGCAATCGCCTGTATGACACTATTTTTGAGGTGGTGGTATTTACGATCGCCATTATGGGGGCTAATTTTTTACTGGCAAATGAGAAACCATCCAGCACAGTCTATAATTTCACCGATCAACCTTCAATTGTGCTGGCGAGGTTAGGTGCGACGATTGCCGCTTTAGTCAGTATTGAACTAGGGATTCGTGGACATCTCAGCCCTGGTGGTGGTTTTGCTGCCGGAGTGGCGGGTGGAACAGCAATTGGGCTAGTGGCGATTACTTCATCCCCAGAGTGGATGCAGGGGATTTACCAACGCTGGCAAGCTGCTACATGGGAGAAGATTTCGGTACTAGTTTTTATTGTTCTGGCGGTGATTAATTTATCTGGCGTTGAATTACCACATGGGGAGATGGGCGCATTAATTAGTGGTGGTTTTATCCCCTTATTCAATCTCTTAGTTGCCATCAAAGTCGCCTTGGGTTCCTGGGCGGTGATTTTGATTTTTATTCGTTATCGGGGATTGTTGTAATACAAAATTTCAGACAATCACAGATACAGCGACTATCAAGGCAAAAGTCAAAAGTGAGCCATTGCGGTGGACGGGTTTCCCGGCATAAAGGAGACAGTGCCGTGGGCGGGTCTCCCGACTTGAGGCAACTGTCGTCAAATGGCGACCCGAAGGGAAAAAGGAAAAAGAAAGAATAGCGATACCACAAGCCTTTTAGCAATTCCAGATAGTCTGTTTATTTACGCCGACCTGTACTAGTCTCAAGCCTCCATTACCTATATGCTTGTACGGCATATATCAATGCTACATTATTGAAAATAAGACTAGAATTTTTAATGAAAAAATAACTTGAATTACCATACGATGAGATAGGCTCACTGATTAGTGGTAGTTTTATCCCCATACTCAAGAATACATAGTGAATGTGCGATCGCATACCTGCCGCCGGAGCAGGGAAACTACTGTCCTGATGTCCAAGTTCGTAGTTTAGTTAGTGTAGGTTTAGAAGGTGTAGACAAATTGAGTCGGTATTGGAACATTGGGACATAGGAACCATTACCCTCGCGGACGGTAACGAGAAAGGCTGTTTTATTGCGTGGATCTTTGCTGATTTTATCGATGTAAGCAGACTGTATTTGTTGTATGTTTAAAGGTTTTGGTTGTTTAAATCCTGGTTTTGAAATACAAATAATAGTACTTCCATCTTGATACCTACCTGAGTAAAACCAATATTTTTGCCCTTTAGTTTGAAATTCGGATTTATAGAAAACAGTAAACCTGTCAAATTCATTTAATTGCTGATTTTGTTTACAGTTATCATCAATGTATATTTCTTGAGCAACAGTTGGAGAACTGGAGAATAAAGCTATTATTAAACTCAGAGTAAGTCCAGAGAAGAGTGTTGTTTTAAACATAAATTTATAAATTTATTAATCAAAAGTTTCCTCTAAGAATCATACTGCTTTAACTACAACCTTCTTTAATACCATCTCCAAACGACTGGTAAATTTTGAGGAGCGATCGCTCAGAAATAATCTGGCTGTGGAAAAATGGTAGAAAGCACCCTGAAGATTTTGGATGATGGGAATTTAATTTTTTTAGGTGGGTTAGCGATCGCCTAACCCACGCCTAGTAATATTTAAAAATTATTCCTCGTCTTCGTCATCTTCACATTCTTCTTCGTCTTCGCCAAACACTTCATCAATGAGTTCTTGAGCGCGTTCGTTGGAAATGTTCAAAGCTTCTTGCAACTCAGAAATATAATCTTGTTCGTTTTCTGGTACTTCTTCGTCAATCCCTACTATCAAAATAGCCGTGATGTATGCAGCTTCACGATAACTTCTGTTGGGCAAGGATTCAATCGCCTTTGCAACCAAGTCTTCTGCATCTTCTTCCTCTATGAGGGAGACTAATTTTTCGCCTAATTCTTCAAAATCTTCTTCAGAATAATCTTCAAATTGAGCTATTTCACCCAGCATTTCACTCAAAGCGTATTCTTCGGAGTAGCTAATACCTTCACCATCAGCTGCGCCGGAAAATAGTCCGATAAGAGCGATCGCAACTTCTGGTTCTAAAGCAACTGAACTGGCGCTACGGCCTTTAGGCAAACGTCTAGACATAAAAATCCTATAAAAGTTTGATACTGCTTAAGCAAGCAATCTCTAAGGCTGAAAATTGCTTCTTCGTTAGCATTCCCAAAAAAAATCAGAAAATACACAGTAATTCTGGTTTTTTTAGGTAAACTTTTTTTCATCCTTGTGGTTGCTTGCTTTTGCTTTCGCTAAAAGTGCTGTCCCATAAGCGGCTTCGGTGTTTTTTGAGGCTACCACAGGTACTTTTAAATGCCGTTGACGAATAGCAGTCCAAGTAGAGTTTGCTGCACCACCGCCTGCTGTATAAACTCGTTTTACTTGATTTGCACCCAAGCTTTGCAGTAATTCATAACCCCGTGTTTCGATCCGCGCAATACTTTCTAGCAAACCATGTAAAAATTCTCTAGGTGTTTCTGGGCGGGGTGTGAGTCGTGGTGGTAATTTGGGGTCATTAATGGGAAAGCGATCGCCTGCTTTCAACAAGGGATAATAATCTAGGTTGCTGATTTTGGCTGGATCAATTTCCTGACTCAAGCTTGCTAACTCTGCATTGGTAAAAAATTCTCGCAACACTGCACCACCAGTATTAGAAGCACCGCCAGTCAACCACAAATCACCAAAACGATGACTGTAAATTCCATATCGTGCATCTTCTATACGGGTATGACTTAATAATTTCAGTACCAAGGTTGAACCCAAAGATGTTACCGCTTCTCCTGGAGATTCTGCGCCACTGGCAATAAAAGCGGCGATACTATCAGTTGTCCCCGCACATACTAAGCAATCTTTTGGTAAACAGAACTGAGACGCAATATCCGGGCGAATTTCGGCAATAGGAGTTCCTGGTGCTAAAACTTTTGGTAACTGAATCGGTATTTCTAGTTTTTCCAACCATTCTGGATATTCCAAGGCTTCTACGTCATAGCCCAGCTTTAAAGCATTATGGTAATCACTAATACCCAATTGTCCATGCAACAAAAAAGCTAACCAATCGGCTTGATGCACAAAATAGCGAGCTTCTGCAAAAAAAGATTGCTGTGACATCCACAGAAGTTTGGCAAGGCTTGAGGTAGCACTTAATACTGTGTGATTTGGTGGTGCAACTTTCCTCAGATGGTCTAGTACCACTGCGCCCCGTGCATCGTTGTAAAGTAAAGGTGCATCTACAGGCTCACCAGCCCCATCACACAGCAGAACAGTAGAGGAAGTCCCGTTAATGGCGATCGCTCTAATTTCTCGCCGCAATGGCTCAGGAATCTCTGCTAATAAGCTCCATAAAGCACTTTTCCAGTGTGCCGCCTCCAGCTTCTGCCCAGAATAGCGCACTTCGGTTTGCAAACTCCCTTCATCGTCAATTACCACCCCCCGTGCGCCAGAGGTGCCATAATCAATCCCTAAATACAAATCCATATTTTTATAAATTTTTATAATGAAAGATAACTATAGACTACCGACTGACAGCGGCTTTTGTTGCATCTTGTAACAAGATATTCCCCAAAACTGGCAAAACAAGGAAAAGTAGTAAACGAACTGTCCAATATTGATTTGAGCTTAGGAGATTTTCAACCATGCCCATCTCAGATACTCAAGTTTACATTGCTCTAGTTGTGGCGCTAGTTCCAGGTCTTCTGGCTTGGCGTTTAGCGACAGAACTTTACAAGTAAAACTACGCTCTGACTTCCTAAGCAGAGCTTAACAGTAAGTGCCACACCCCTACACAACAATCAGGCTTTGCTTGGTTGTTGTGTTTATGTTTGAGGAGGGAATAGGTAATTAAAGATATACATTGCACCCATCACAACAATTTTCTACCCAGAGGAAATCGACCATTTAGAGGAGTGAAGTTAACCACCAACAACATAAACTGCTGTTGGTGGTTCATTTTTGCCGTATCCTACAAAAGCAGAAATGGCAAATTCTACCATCCTCACGTAATTTTTAAATCTGATGATGAATGACAAAACCAGTGGCTCCAGATTGATTTCTGAAGTTAAACAATGTCTGCTGTTAGCTATTCCGTTAGCAGCAGCACAACTAGCGCAATCAGCAACTGGCTTTGTAGATACAGTGATGATGGGTTGGCTAGGAAGTCAGACGATCGCATCTGGAGGTTTGGGTGCAGCCATCTTTATCTTTTTTTTGATGATCACCACGGGGATGATTACGGCTGTCAGTCCTTTGGCGGCGGAAGCCTACGGAGCCGGAAAACTGGAAGAAGTTGGTAAGATTGTGCGACAAGGGTTATTGATATCTCTGCTGTTAGGGATACCGATTACAGTCATTCTTTGGCATGGAAGTACTTTGTTAGTGCTGTTGGGACAAAGTGCTGATACCGCCGCATTAGCGCAAACTTATTTAAGAGCGATCGCTTGGGGTTTTCTCCCAGGATTGGGTTTTGCTGTGCTGAAAAGCTTTCTTTCTGCCCTCTCACAACCGCAATTAGTCATGGTAACTGTTGTCTTGGGTACGTTACTCAATATTACAGCTAACTATGTTTTAATGTTTGGCAAATTAGGATTACCCGCCCTCGGATTAGCTGGTATTGGTTGGGCAAGTACTCTGTCACTATGGAGTATGTTTATTGTCTTGGCTATTTATATATTGAGTCAGCGTCGTTTTGCTGTTTACCAAATCTTTCACTTTTCGGCTAATTCCAGTTTTCAGCAACAAAATCGCCGCGTTTTTTGGGATATTTTTCAGGTTGGCTTACCCATTAGCGGATTAGTTGCCGTAGAAGCGGGATTATTTACTGTTGTCACGTTTATTATCGGACAATTGGGGACAACTGCTCTCGCTGCCCATCAAATTGCTTTGCAAACGGCTTCCATGTCATTTCAGATGGTTTTGGGCATTTCTCTCGCCACCACAGTACGTGTAGGACAGTTAGCCGGAGAGCAAAATTTGAAGGGTGTGCGTCTGGCTGGATATGTGGGAATTGCGTTGGGAGCATTGTCTATGGCGATCGCCGGGCTGATATTTTGGTTAGTTCCCAAATTGGTTGTGTCGCTTTACCTGGATGTTGACTATCCCAACAATCAAGATGTGATAGCTTTAGCGATGAAATTACTCGCGGTAGCAGCAATTTTTCAAATTGTTGATGGAATACAAGTCACCGCGGCTGGTGCGTTACGCGGACTAAAAGATACTCGCATCCCGATGTTGATTGGGGTTTTTGCTTATTGGTGTGTTGGTTTATTGACTGGTTACACTTTAGGAATTGGGTTTGGCTTGGGAGCGCTTGGTCTGTGGTGGGGGTTAGCTATAGGTTTAGCTAGTGCAGCTATAGTCTTGTCTTGGCGGTTTAACATTTTGTCTTCTCGGTTGAAAAAAGGAGTTGTGACTAGGGAATATCACAACTCCTAATTTTCAAGACAGTTCTAAATCACGCAATGTTAAAGTAAACGTCGTCCATCCCTGGTTACTGGCGACTTGAATGCTACCTTGCAGTTGTTCTATTAATTTCTGGACGATCGCTAAACCTAAGCCTGTACCACCTTGGTTCCAAATGTCTGTATCAGGGATGCGGTAGAATTTTTCAAAAATCTTAGATAATTCGGTGGTGGGGATTTCGGCTGAATTACTAATGGTAATGAGTATTTTGACTGAAAATTCCGCAATTTCATGGCTGACACTCAAAATAATTGCACCGCCACCAGGTGTATACTTACAAGCATTATTCAGCAATTCCACTAAGATGCGTTCTAAGCAGGTACGGTCGGAGAATAGTGAAGGCAGATTTTCTGGAAGATTTAACTGCAAGGTTTGTTGATGTTCTTGAGTACGGATTTGAAATGGCTCGATTAACCAAGGTAGCCATTGTTGGAAGAGTAATAAATCAGGAGCCAGCAGGAGATTAGATGAATTTTCGAGGCGTTGTAACTCTAATAAGTCGTTGATTAATTCCATTTCCCGATCGCACTCTGCTTCCAAAACGTCCAGAAAGTAATGCTGTTCTTGAACAGCTGTGGACATCTGTAACATTTGGATCATGCCTTTCATGTGGCAGAGGGGCGATCGCAATTCATGGGAAACTAAATTTAAAAAGTCATTTTTGAGTTGATTCAGCTGCTCCCATTGAGCAACCAGTTGTTCTTGCTGTATTTGCTTTTGTCGTGCTTCCATTGCTTGTAGTCGTTCACTCACGTCCCGAAACACTAACACTGCACCTATAATATGGTCTTTGTCATCTTTGATTGGTGCGGCGCTCTGCTCAATTGGTGTTTCGCTACCATTTTGGGCAATCAATAAAATTGTTGTCGAGAGAGGTGCGATCGCTCCTGATTGTAAAACTTTTGTTAGCGGATTTTCTAATAGTTCACGAGTTGTTAAATCAATAATTTCAAATATTTCTGATATATTTTTTTCAATTGCTTCTGATTGTGTCCATCCTGTCAACTTTTCTGCCACCGGATTCATAAACGTGACTAGTTGATTCCTATTACTCGATATCACCCCATCACTAATACTTTTCAAAAGAATAGATAACCATTTTTGATTATTTTTTAATTGCTTTTCTAGTCTGTGTTTGGTAAGAGCTATTTCAATATTGGTTTGGAGTTCTCTTTCTTTAAAAGGTTTGAGTAAATAACCAAATGGCTCGGTAATCTTTGCTCTTTCTAAAGTATTTTCATCTGCATAAGCAGTTAAATAAATTATGGGGACATCTAAGTATTTATGAATTTGCTCCGCAGCTTGTATACCATCCATTTGCCCTTTCAATCTTATGTCCATTAGCACTAAATCAGGGATGATTTCTACAGCTTTATTAATTGCTTCTTGTCCTGAAGAAGCAATAGCAGGTACTGTATAACCAAATTTTCTCAATCTATTTTGTAAATCTTTAGCAACAATCGATTCGTCTTCGACAACTAAAATATTTGCGTCTGTCATGTATGTATTTTGTAAAATTAATAACCAAGCAAAGATAAAAATAAATATTTAAAAAATTCATGAGATTAAAATTCTCTTTCTGCCTCCTACTATGTGAGTATGTTAATTAAATATGGATTACCCAACTTATATTAATGGAAATGTTATTTCAAACTCTACACCAGGGTTACTTTTAATATTGATATCTCCTGCTATTTGTTGAGTCAAAGCATCAACCAATTGCCAACCCAAAGATGCTGTATTCTTAAAATTAAAATCACCTGGTAAACCCACACCATTATCGCTTACAGTGATTGTGAATTGCTGTGCGACTTTTTCTGTAATTCCAATAAAAATTTCTCCATCTCCACCATTAGGAAAACCATATTTTAAAGAGTTAGAAACCAGTTCATGAATAATTAAACCACAGGGAATTGCTAGATCTAAGCCAAGTAATACATGACAATCAACATTGAATCTTAAAGAGATTGCACTTTCGTAAACTTCGTAATAACTCAATAAACTGGTGACTAAATCTTGAATATATTCCCCAAAATCAATCCGAGCTAAATCAG encodes:
- a CDS encoding response regulator, which produces MTDANILVVEDESIVAKDLQNRLRKFGYTVPAIASSGQEAINKAVEIIPDLVLMDIRLKGQMDGIQAAEQIHKYLDVPIIYLTAYADENTLERAKITEPFGYLLKPFKERELQTNIEIALTKHRLEKQLKNNQKWLSILLKSISDGVISSNRNQLVTFMNPVAEKLTGWTQSEAIEKNISEIFEIIDLTTRELLENPLTKVLQSGAIAPLSTTILLIAQNGSETPIEQSAAPIKDDKDHIIGAVLVFRDVSERLQAMEARQKQIQQEQLVAQWEQLNQLKNDFLNLVSHELRSPLCHMKGMIQMLQMSTAVQEQHYFLDVLEAECDREMELINDLLELQRLENSSNLLLAPDLLLFQQWLPWLIEPFQIRTQEHQQTLQLNLPENLPSLFSDRTCLERILVELLNNACKYTPGGGAIILSVSHEIAEFSVKILITISNSAEIPTTELSKIFEKFYRIPDTDIWNQGGTGLGLAIVQKLIEQLQGSIQVASNQGWTTFTLTLRDLELS
- a CDS encoding MATE family efflux transporter translates to MMNDKTSGSRLISEVKQCLLLAIPLAAAQLAQSATGFVDTVMMGWLGSQTIASGGLGAAIFIFFLMITTGMITAVSPLAAEAYGAGKLEEVGKIVRQGLLISLLLGIPITVILWHGSTLLVLLGQSADTAALAQTYLRAIAWGFLPGLGFAVLKSFLSALSQPQLVMVTVVLGTLLNITANYVLMFGKLGLPALGLAGIGWASTLSLWSMFIVLAIYILSQRRFAVYQIFHFSANSSFQQQNRRVFWDIFQVGLPISGLVAVEAGLFTVVTFIIGQLGTTALAAHQIALQTASMSFQMVLGISLATTVRVGQLAGEQNLKGVRLAGYVGIALGALSMAIAGLIFWLVPKLVVSLYLDVDYPNNQDVIALAMKLLAVAAIFQIVDGIQVTAAGALRGLKDTRIPMLIGVFAYWCVGLLTGYTLGIGFGLGALGLWWGLAIGLASAAIVLSWRFNILSSRLKKGVVTREYHNS